The following is a genomic window from Scomber scombrus unplaced genomic scaffold, fScoSco1.1 SCAFFOLD_402, whole genome shotgun sequence.
cttctttcctcccttctttccttccatctgtccttcctcctttccttccttccttcttcctcccttccgtccttgcttcctccctcccttcctcccttctttcctttcctcccttcctccctcctgtccttccttccttcctccatcctttccttcctcctgtccttcccctccttcctccctcctttcctccctcctgtccttccctccttcctccctcctttcctccctcctgtccttccttccttcctccttccttcctccctcctttccttcctcctgtccttccctccttcctccctcctttcctccctcctgtccttccttccttcctccctcctttccttcctcctgtccttccctccttcctccctcctttcctccctcctgttccttccttccttcctccctcctttccttcctcccttcctccctcctgtccttccttccttcctccctcctttcctccctcctgtccttccttccttcctccctcctttccttcctcctgtccttccttccttcctccctcctctccagtgATTCATTCAGAGTGAATCTCAGCTTGAACACACATCACGTCTCCTCGTTGATCCATTGTACAGAACAGTGTTCAAACCTGGACTATCACCGTGGCAACAATGAGTCAAACACTATGGTATTTCACTGAGTAATGCAATGTTCTGTTACGCTTCAACCAAATATGGACTTCAGTCTATTGATTTGGAGCAGATATATATGTGAATATAAAGGCagaatgtataaataataaactatataaacttCTCACTGACAGAAAAGTAGGTTTTTATCAACCAGCTGAACAAAAATCATCTTTCTTCTTAtagagtttaaccctcctgtcgtcctcccgggtaaaattgaccccgtctgttttgactgttccttctttccttccttcttcctcccttcaatccttccttctttcctcccttcaatccttccttccttccgcctgtccttcctcctttccttccttccttattcctcccttccatccttccttcctacctccctcccttctttctttctcccttccatccttccttcctacttatctcccttccttctttcctttcctccccgtccttcctccctcctgtccttccttcctttcccctcctttacttccttcttccttcctccaatccttgcttcttcctccctccctctttccttctttcctcccttccttcctcccctcccttccttcctccctcctttccttccttccttcttcctcccttcattcattcctttcttcccttctccctcctgtccttcctgccttcctcttcctcattcttcctccctcccttccttcctccctcctttccttcctcccttccttccttgactcgaggacaacaggagggttaaagatagTAATGACCCTTTAAATCGGAGCCTAAACATAATAAACTCCATGTAGCTCGACTAACAGCCAAACTTCTTCTTCAGTGCTGTGTTGAGATGTTGAAGGCAGCAGTGTAGCAGAGTGTCTTTATATCAGTATCAGGCTCATGCAGACATGTCTGATCAGGTTACTGCTAACATACAGCTCTATGAAGTCTGCACTGGAGGATCTACATACATTAAACATATCAGAGACACGTTGCTGCTGTTAGAGGGGaaactgctgcagctgttgcATCATTTTTAAGTCCTCTACAAATTTACATGAATGTGTCTGAAGCTGTTTTAATAAGttaactcatttttattttactttttcagaGACAGAAAGTGTCAGAGGAGAAATGACTTATTCAATTAATCAAATCTTTGCTTTTTAATATAATCATCCACAAAGCTACTCACACATGTATGCATACTCCATACACATTCATAAcacgcctacacacacacacacacacaagcacacacacacaagcacacacaagcacacacacaccacacacacacacacacacacacacacacacacacacacacacagtacattgCTGCTGATGGCCGGAAGCCAACTTAATCAAgtgaaggtttgtgtgtgtgcggacAGACGAGCTGCTGAGCAGACAACaggacgacacacacacacacacacacacacacacacacaccacacacacacacacacacacacacacacacacacacacacacacacacacacacacacacacacacacacacacacacacacacacacacacacacacacacacactcacaggaaCCAGCGCTCCCTTCAGGAATTTGTCTCATCATCACAATTATTAATGACAAATTCAGCGGCTCGATTTTCGTGCCAGACTTTAAAAATCAgcataattattaaaatatgctgATAAATGAAAAGTCACAATCAACATCATGTTCTCTaacatggattaaaaaaaaaaaacacattaaataaaccaAAGTGTTTTAAACAGTAATAATGTTACTTTACATATTTGTCTCTGTAGTACTGCATctcatttaaaagcagtttaTTTTTGGGCATTACCTAAAAAAACCAGATGGACCTTTTCACAAGTGTAGcgttctctctgtctccagttTACATGCATTTTATATGTTCTGTTACCCAAACAGTTACTGTCAAAACAGTTTAATAATCCACTTCCTCCGACATTCAGAACAATAATGCTGGAGCGAGAGCTTCACCCTGAATGTTTTAGCAGAGCACCACTTAGCTGGAGCATGCTACCGCGCTTGAGGAAGAGTTTAGAGCTGAGGAATCAGTCTAAATATCAAATTATTGGTCAgatttctaaataataaaagaaaaggaattctatactaataattatatattaagaAAATCAGGTTTTACCAATGCAAAGATGTTAGAAATGATACATCGCAAGTTTTAATCCTCAATTCAATGCTGGTGCAAATTGGTGAATCTTACCAtccttagtgtgtgtgtgtgcgtgtgtgtgtgtgtgtgtgcgtgtgtgtgtgtgtgtgtgtgtcagagcgtCTCTTACTGGGTAGCAGCTCTCTGTCTGCCGTCTCTGTGCAGATGGGGTAAGGATAGAACAGGTGACCCTTCTCCAGAGGATATGGGATCATTCTGAATGCTGcagaaacacaagcagagaGTCAGAGAGTCAATTTATAGCATCATGATTTGGATtgaaactctgtgtgtgtgtgtgtgtgtgtgtgtgtgtgtgtgtgtgtgtgtgtgtgtgtgtgtgtgcactcactTCCTTCCCAGGTGCAGTGTAGCAGGTTGAGCGCCCCCTCCACCCTTTTCCAGTGCTGCAGGTGGAAGAAGGCGTAGGCGATGGCCTCGCTGTCGCCTCGCTTCAGGATGTGTTCTGGAGGAAGAATCAGACTCTTCATCTCCAGCAGATACTGAGGAAGAGACGAGAGGAACGGAGAGAGTCAGACAATcagaggggaaggagagagacagaggactGAATAtagaaacagaataaaaagtATGAGAAGTAATCCATCTGAATTTAGAACAAAAACGGCTTAGTGAGGAGAAGAAATGGGATCTTTCATGGTGAGAAATGATTcaacaacaaactaaaatgttttcttattagACCTGAGCTCATAATCTGAACCGCTGCTGCACCAACCTCATCTAAAAGTCTGTTTCACTTCATTCACAATTGGATTTTAATTTGCTACCCTTCAAtgagtttttttaattactgttgAATTTCAGTCTGACTAAGTGCAacctacttttttttcctattctaactttaaaagaaaaaactacaGCCAGTCTTTTGAATTCAGCATATTAAAggttttaaagattaaaagaaaatctaaatgCTTGtaagaaatgatcatttttaaagtctttcaagcttacacatttttgcattttgcaggcaaacaattgattaaaactgtgaatcaaacacaagaagaaagaaataatctacattttttctttttgcctctATCGCCTGGCCCTAATTGGACTTATAGGAACTTTAATGTGTTCATCACAGAGTTAGTGACGCTTAGTTAGCAGTGCTattcttaaataaaaacatgttgacacAAATATGTATAGATGTATGTGGAGCGATTCATTTGAGGGTTCATTTAAGATATTAAAGGGattaacagtgaaaacagaaacagccacagagCTCCTCTGCAAACCAGAACAGTCATCAAGataaatgacttattttaacttgttgtgctttaatttaaatatatcttcATCACTATAGAAAGACTTTATTGTACTTATACTGTGAGCATTTGATGCGTGTTTAAATTCTCACTTTGGGGACGTGAGGGTTGAACTCCACCGCTCTGTGGATGGCTTCTACTGCATTCATCTCTGCTGTGCTCAGCCCTCGCCTGGACGCTGCCTCTGGAGagaacctgcacacacacacacacacacacagacagagagacacacacacacacacacacacacacacacacacacacacacacacacacacacacacacacacacagacagacagacagagacagagacacacacacacacacacagagacacacacacacacacatacacacacacacacacacacacacacacacagacacacacacacacagacagagacagagacacacagagacacacacacagagacacacacacacacacacacacacacacagacacacacacacacacacacacacacacacacacacacacagacagagacagagacacacagagacacacacacagagacacacacacacacagacacacacagacacacacacacacacacacacacacacacacacacacacacacacacacacacacacacacacacacacacacacacacacacacacacacacagagacactagTCAGTAATCATTCTCATTGAAATCCAGACTGCTCACTTATCACTAACCATCTGatctacaaaataaataaatcctttaCATGTAACagagtctgtgtctgtgttgtaaGGTGTGTTTTAAGGAAACTTGGATTACTTTACATGTGAGGACCAGAGCGGGAAAACACACCAATCActgcttttcaaaaatgttttaacccttaaGATACTGTCCAGGTCAAATTTatcagcagtaaaaacacaataaacatctTTCATTGAGCCTGAAAGTGACCAAGAATATACTAAAATGGACATGtgtcaactttttaaaacatttttctgccgcttgacacattttttgtcttgttcTGGGTTGAATTTGACCcgtttatatttaaaaaaaaaaaaaaatcacaattcaaaaatgttgttgctGTCAGTCAAATTCATTGAAATCATCACAGCTGTTTTATGTAATTGAAGATCATAATATgttgtgattgtaaatgtttttctccataaatatagtaaatatagtTTGAAATATAGCATAATAAACatagaataaaacagatatagtgtaaaacctaaaaagaaCAGACTCTCTCAGGTCCCTGAATTTGAGATTTGGTATAAAGATACTGTGAAGGATCAGAATATGAAGACTATTTAaggtggactttttttttctcctttcatttttttgctcATTAACAGAAAAAGCAGCATAAAGATAAAGTAGTGTgtatatctacagtatgtgtgtatataaatggaCGCAGTGTTAATAACTTGAAAAACTTGACTCTATGATTTCTTCTCTTtataccagcagcagcagcaggcttaTATTATTCACTTTACTGCCTTAAATAAGTCTGCTAGACAGACACACTCACTTCTCACAATAACACTAATTGACCCTGAAGGCAAACTTATTTCTAAAGAGCAAAACATTACTGTTAACACACCATCGCTCAGCTCTGCTCTCTCATTCACACAGATCAGCTCCCCCGAGGTGATTTCCAAGCTctattttaaactgttaaatagcAGCGCAGGTAACTATATGtcagcccccccctcccccctcccccccttccccaTTGTAGCCGATGAAAAGCGATACTCACTTGTCCGATACCGCCCTGGCTTTGAGCAAGGCTGCTGTGTAGCATATTGTTGCAGATTTGGGTAAGCTAATATCTGTGGAGGAGACACAAAAAGCAGATataggggagggagaggggagggggaggaagaggaggaagaagaggaggaggggtgttTAGAGACCATAGTTTGGAATTACAGCCACAGGTGAGAGTTAAAGGGGAGGGCAGCGCTCGAGAAGGCTGCAGCCGCCCACAAGCTGCTTGTGAATGAAGATTATGAGGTTGGGTTTCATAGCTTTAGGGGTGTTGACTCCTTTTTCTATAAGCTAACTGTGATCTGCTTTATTTCAATTATTCTACAGAGTATTAACACAGATATATAGAGAGATACTTTAACTGTTCGTAGTTACTCTATAAGTTTCAAttaagtagttttttttgtccatgtggtttaatcaaatttaaaggggttaaaaagtgaaaataaacgtatgaataactttttttgtggacccagcatcaaatttctgcttttaatccattttgagagaatatattagaggattatggcaaaaatgtctaagtggtgtaaccataaaaactctgtaccaaataattcaacttgcttaaaaacagtaaattgtcaataaaacaccatatcaactagtttggcatgatctaacattataactttttatattaaataaaggtaatggaatacaattgttctacataatacatttactctggtaaccatggagaccaggaaacatttacatgttttaaattaagtaattattagtataagtccacttaaatacactgtaggtggatcaaatatgtaatatgtatgggttagggttcttttgtggttacaccatttgacattttcaggagcattcagtcttacttatagtaaaaaaaaaatggtgctgcttctaaaactagtttttaagatattttgtaattgttcatcttgccaaTCATCAGTAATACAtcctgtgtgttttctcttcacAAAGAACCTCCTAGACATTTCAGGacattttatgcaaatgtgAGCAATGTACTCATTACTACTAAAATGATCTTAATagccttttaaaaacaacacgGTTGCTATGGATCTACCTCTAAACCTTCTGATTTTGGACATTCATACTTGGAGAAGTCTCTTTTACTGTATTGTAAAGATGCAACAATTAACTTTTTCACTATTTCTAATGGAGATGAaggacatatgattatttactttatttgatttgaatgaccaaactaaattaaactagtTAGTCCATTGACAGTAAATTCACCTTCATCTTATTTGATGATctaataattgttttagtcttcttttttttaaagcaaatattgccaaaacatttcctgctttctgCATTTTAGACACTGTTCTGTGTTTGTGGTCATTTATCATCAAGTTTGGTGCTGTTGAACTGTATTGGATTATACTGAAAGgggtttctaatattttgtccatccTATTTATAAGAATTAGGGTAGAACAAGTGTTAGAAACAGCTCTCACCAAATACAATTTAACAGGATcacaaaaaaactataaaataaatccatatatctctaaatcagattaaataaaaactgaactttaTAACCTTTGTGAAGATAGACTTTAATGCAGAGATGTTGTTGTTCTATGTAAGTGCACCTAAAAAAAACCCGTTAAACTATCAACTATGAAACTGTGTCCCTCACCGTCGTACTTGGCCAGAACGGCCTGGACGTCGGCGTAGTTCTGGAGCTCCAGCAGTGACTCCAGCAGGTTCTCGTGGATGTTGAACATACTGAGGAGAGGGAACTCCTTCATTAACTGGAAAACACACAACTGTTGTTACATGTAATACCGGGCAGGGGGCGACACATGCACAGTCAGCAAGACAGAGCTTTTtgggtcatcatcatcatcatcatcatcatcatcatcatcactatgcATTCATATTGCCAAGTTCAAACCTTGTAATATTGAATGAATGTCTTTCATGTGTCTCTCTGTGATTTTCTGACTCCTGTAAACCAAACTGAAGCTTTTTGATGTTGTTGGAAATCAAAGAGCAACATCCTGTCTATcctgtccgtgtgtgtgtgtgtgtgtgtgtgtgtgtgtgcgtgtgcgtgcatgtgtgtttgtgtacttacATCTCTCATCATTTTAACTGCTTCTCTTGTTCGGCCAAGCTTTCTGGAGCACATGGCCAATCTTCTCTTTATGTACACCAACACATTGGTGTCCCTTCCTGTTTGAGATACATAGAAAACAGAATTAAACACATATAAATCCACCATTAGCTCAGTTGTGTTATAATTAACCCTTAAAACAGGCagcgtgcaccaggagatacagactctttaacaTCCTGTTTGTTTACTTGTATGTGCCTTGTCCTTTTATGAATGGAATTGGTAGAATTGAAGTTTGTAGTAAGTTTATACTTTGATAGAAGTGATAAAGACAGTGtagaaactagtatgtgtgatattaatgaccagagaaagcaagaatgtatcacttctctttatcaaataaaaattaaattgtttactattatgatcatttttataccttaatagtaTCCaacgtatcctggtggagatacaactcataaaaattcaaaatatacaaaatatttttaaatcatctgtgtaaatgtttacTACTTTACTTTGTACTGTTAACAAATGAGATACCTAGtaacataaaagtaaataaaaagaataattaacatcttATTATAATTACCAGTCCTGCCTGTTGAAGGGTTAatgataaaaactaaaatatagaataaaatcattttaaaaatatacaaaatattttttaaattatttgtggaaatgtttactttgGTGCAAATGAGATGCCTagtaatatcaaaataaataaaaaataataattaacatcttatttatcactcctgcctgtttaacctttgtgtcctCATCCcgagtcaaattgaccccgtctgttttgactgttccttctttcctcccttccttccttctgcctgtccttcctccctccttctctctttctttccttccttccttccttccttccttaccttctttccttccttcctcttttcctttctccctccctccctcgttccttccttcctgtccttccttcctttccttcctcccttccttccttccttcctttcctccctccctccttccttccgttccttccttcctccctcctttccttctttccttccttcctcttttcctttcaccctccctccctcgttccttccttcctccgtccttccttcctttcttccttacttccctccttccttcccttccttccctcctccctcctttccttgtttcttcctcccttccatcattccttccttcctccttccttccttgacttgaggacaacaggagggttaagggttaataataagaaataaaaaatacaataaaataataattaaaaaatacaaaatatttaaaatatatgtatttatggaGATGTTTTAGTTTTGGTGCAAATGAGATTTTATTATTCACATCTCATTTTACACTCCTgcatgtttaagggttaaacTGGGAGCATGATGAGACGCATAAAATCTGCTGATCGGATATTTAACTGAAGCCAAAGAGAATGATCGATTCACCTGCTGCAATCTGgcgtttattaaaaaaaaaaaaggatccttAATTGGCAcgagaaaataaaaacatatgatGTAATTATTAAGACAGTGAGTGGATTGTACTCACTGTGCTGGGCTTCGTATTGTGTGCCGTGATGTTGGAGCTGCTGGCTGCGGCGGTAGCAACCCTCGCCAGCTTTTAGAGCCTGTTTAAAAAGACGCTCAGCCTCCATGATGGTGGTGGCTTCCTCCTCCGCCAGCAGGATGTACGCTGTTGCACAACtacaaggagaggagaggagagaggagaggaggtgaggaaagaaagatagaggatagaaataagaaggaaaaagacaaaggAACATTGTATTTATGGTTTGCTTCTTTATCTTTGAATACGCTTCTATTTATTCCCTCTTTTGTTGTAACTGATTAATTATAAACTCACTCATCCTCGTAGATTTATTCATTACTTTAACCAGAGCTCAAAGTACAGGGAGGCTCGTTTGTCGACACACAGCGTGGCATCTGTGTGCTATAAAAACTGCTTTTATGCCTCATGTATCTGTAAGCAGCGTCTGACAGATctgtgatgtaaaaaaaaaaaaaaaaagtttccctcCGAGTCAACCTGCTGTCACGTCGGCATGGATACGAGCcgagagcaacacacacacacacacacacacacacacacacacacacacacacacacacacacacacacacacacacacacacacacacatgcagaacaACAACGCCGCCGCCACAATAGCTCTTTGCTCTGCCTTTGTAGTCGCAGACGCTTCTAGAAATAAATTCACGCTgccttgaaaaacaaaaaacaaaagtgaagtTTGTCTTCCTGTGTGAATAATGAAGGAACCCAGAAGGCCAATTAGTCACATCATCTCCGTCCCAAAAAACTTCCTCCCATCGCTCGTCAAAGTTAGAGCAGAGGTGGAGCGGGAACACGTTTGCAGTATTATATTGACCTTTGGGAATAAACAGCCTGCTctcatttgttttggtttgtttttaaataacatgtaGAAGAAGAGCAGAGATGCTTGTTCGAACCTTTCAATGTAAAgcttattttaatataatgagCATAAAGAAATactgcttattattattattattattattatttgggtTGTGAGTTGATTTTAACTCATCAGTTTAGTCATAACGCAGCCTGTAATTTAAAGAtgagaggttgtttttttttaccaggtaGAAAGTGTTTAATTAAGAGATGTAATCAATGaaatgcattatgggaaatgtagtatttagtgtttttggAGCCAAACTTGACACAAAGAACTAAAAGACAGGatctctctcatctctttcttGTTTGCtctctactttattttacactatCTTATAATTAtcattctatagttttatcttcttatcaattttatctgttttatttcttttgtcttttaatctctttcttaACCTCGctttagtccagcttttattaaacctcatcttctattttacttttcttttttgtcttttttaatctattttaaactAATTTCTTTTAATCTAACttttaaataaacctttttctcttattctctcttatttgacttatttatttaattatttttcatttatttaattatgttttaaattttgaatttattttgtgtgcattggtctccagttttatcttttaaattgtttatcattattattattattttattcatatatgtttataattttgtctcttcttctgtgttattatcagcttgtcaatcagcaAACTTTGAACTACACcagtctgtatgaaaggtgctgaataatataaagttaattgaatatattcagtttattatgacATAAAACAGCAagtgagaagctgaaaccagaaaatatttaatttgtaatatttaattaatgatTCTAACCTTTCCATTTATATCTAATTTAATATACTGAGCAAAAACAAATAGAGCTTATTATTATTTGGGCTGTGAGttaattttaaagttttactaTTTCAATTGAAAAAGAAACTGCAATCTCCACACTGAGGATAAATTAAATATCCTCAGTGGATATTTACCGAATATAACCAGCAGTAAAACTGTTTGCTGGTAATGAGGCAGTAAAATAACACACAGTAAATAACAGAGT
Proteins encoded in this region:
- the LOC133977233 gene encoding suppressor of tumorigenicity 7 protein homolog (The sequence of the model RefSeq protein was modified relative to this genomic sequence to represent the inferred CDS: added 484 bases not found in genome assembly) — encoded protein: MFGTESSLSMFLNTLTPKFYVALTGTSSLISGLILIFEWWYFRKYGTSFIEQVSVSHLRPLLGGVDSSSPSNSNTSNGEADSNRQSVSECKVWRNPLNLFRGAEYNRYTWVTGREPLTYYDMNLSAQDHQTFFTCDSDHLRPADAIMQKAWRERNPQARISAAHEALELEDCATAYILLAEEEATTIMEAERLFKQALKAGEGCYRRSQQLQHHGTQYEAQHRRDTNVLVYIKRRLAMCSRKLGRTREAVKMMRDLMKEFPLLSMFNIHENLLESLLELQNYADVQAVLAKYDDISLPKSATICYTAALLKARAVSDKFSPEAASRRGLSTAEMNAVEAIHRAVEFNPHVPKYLLEMKSLILPPEHILKRGDSEAIAYAFFHLQHWKRVEGALNLLHCTWEGTFRMIPYPLEKGHLFYPYPICTETADRELLPTVFHEVSVYPKKELPFFILFTAGLCSFTAMLALLTHQFPELMGVFAKAFLSTLFAPLNFIMEKVESILPSSLWHQLTRI